From one Acipenser ruthenus chromosome 21, fAciRut3.2 maternal haplotype, whole genome shotgun sequence genomic stretch:
- the LOC117428145 gene encoding cell cycle progression protein 1 isoform X4 has translation MSANSSDTESSCGWTIISNEGSDIETLGPENGGADSIPDPTEVPMILEDDQLALEQGAECSGESTLEATQTEETLEEQPDIAEEKVLDEQVVFGSSSDHSDIVTLEPPQVEELGVWEERESAVQEPESNEDLGSSSSSQYTFSAPEPLLPSESKAFDSSSDEASEHSSPAVRKRRMRKATASTSEAEEVPAVERPGEPEQQAPRRRGQVSSTLNKCVLLALVIAISMGLGHFYGTVQIQERHKIVEKIREHELNDVKGDLNQCQKEQDAIAESKSQKEYLAEELKQTMEERSSIDSQQKTLFLENQNLKNSLEREEESLSSLQEELRNLRAQMRSLEEKGAGTESIITENQKLKDHLEEETQRIRSFLIQKETLMAEAQMLRRELDKERRVTDKLKEHLDQLSQTSENTGETDPETEELQTRLAELEKKLSFEQQRSDLWERLYVETKEEKGKEEMPKSKKSKDGVFASVKDKFDAVKNSTKEFVHHHKEQIKKAKEAVKENLKKFSDSVKSTFRHFKDSATRMFNKNRDRKMHERRYQERKDAKSAQHDQQQRIGDPRDHDADKIKTSWQFKQQRPIHTHPRTSTTDNYQENDEEQQYSQYRSPKGCSSVFDCANQESMSLFNKALNPIKAEEFNQLMQSYLKQEVDHFHHWRELQNFMNRFFHNGVFIHDQMLFTDFVSGVEDYLEDMEEYQEGNDEVFDDLDEYVYKHFFGETYSKPYGPSKPFEGPCFINAEYRPPKHDQRPPSRLQKERKWNKPGRTTGRHVANVKIELGPLPFDPKY, from the exons ATGTCTGCAAATTCAAGCGacaccgagtcatcttgtggaTGGACCATCATAAGCAATGAG GGCTCTGATATTGAAACTCTTGGTCCTGAAAATGGTGGAGCTGACAGTATTCCTGATCCCACAGAGGTGCCCATGATTCTGGAAGATGACCAGCTTGCATTGGAACAAGGAG CAGAGTGCAGTGGAGAGTCCACTCTTGAAGCCACCCAAACAGAAGAGACTTTAGAAGAGCAGCCTGAT ATAGCAGAAGAGAAGGTACTGGATGAGCAGGTTGTGTTCGGGTCTTCAAGTGACCATTCTGACATTGTGACTCTCGAGCCTCCGCAGGTAGAGGAGCTTGGTGTCTGGGAGGAAAGGGAGAGTGCTGTGCAGGAGCCTGAGAGCAACGAAGACCTCGGCTCCTCTTCCAGCAGTCAATACACGTTCAGTGCTCCTGAACCTC TCCTTCCTTCCGAGTCTAAGGCATTTGATTCTAGCAGTGATGAGGCAAGTGAACACTCCAGTCCTGCTGTGCGAAAACGGCGCATGAGAAAAGCAACCGCTTCAACTTCTGAGGCTGAGGAGGTTCCAGCTGTGGAGCGGCCGGGAGAGCCGGAGCAGCAGGCACCCCGGAGACGGGGCCAAGTCAGCAGCACCCTCAACAAGTGCGTCTTACTGGCACTGGTTATTGCCATTAGCATGGGATTGGGGCATTTCTATG GTACAGTGCAGATTCAAGAAAGGCACAAGATAGTTGAGAAAATCCGTGAACATGAATTGAACGATGTGAAGGGTGATCTGAATCAGTGCCAGAAAGAGCAGGATGCCATTGCAGAAAGCAAG TCCCAGAAAGAATATCTTGCAGAAGAATTAAAACAAACCATGGAAGAAAGGAGTTCCATTGACTCTCAGCAGAAAACCCTTTTCTTGGAGAACCAGAATTTGAAAAATTCTCTGGAACGGGAAGAAGAGTCTCTGTCCTCATTGCAGGAAGAACTGAGAAACCTCAGGGCACAGATGAGGAGTTTAGAGGAGAAGGGGGCCGGCACTGAGTCCATCATTACAGAGAATCAAAAACTCAAGGATCATCTGGAGGAGGAGACTCAGCGGATCCGCAGCTTCCTGATCCAGAAGGAAACCCTGATGGCAGAAGCTCAGATGCTCAGGAGAGAGCTGGACAAGGAACGAAGAGTGACCGACAAGCTTAAAGAGCACCTAGACCAACTGAGCCAGACTTCAGAAAATACAGGGGAAACTGACCCAGAGACAGAGGAGTTGCAGACAAGGTTGGCAGAGCTGGAAAAGAAACTGAGTTTTGAGCAGCAGCGCTCTGATCTGTGGGAAAGGTTGTATGTCGAAACCAAGGAAGAAAAAGGTAAAGAGGAAATGCCTAAATCGAAGAAATCCAAGGATGGTGTGTTTGCTTCTGTTAAGGACAAGTTTGATGCTGTGAAAAACTCCACAAAGGAGTTTGTGCATCACCATAAAGAGCagataaaaaaagcaaaagaagCTGTTAAAGAGAATTTGAAAAAATTCTCTGATTCGGTGAAATCCACGTTCAGGCACTTCAAGGACTCGGCCACACGCATGTTTAACAAAAACCGTGACAGGAAGATGCACGAAAGGAGATATCAGGAAAGAAAAGATGCAAAGTCTGCCCAACATGACCAGCAGCAGCGCATAGGTGATCCTAGAGACCACGATGCTGACAAAATCAAAACATCCTGGCAGTTCAAACAACAAAGACCAATTCATACACACCCAAGAACATCCACAACAGACAACTATCAGGAGAATGATGAAGAACAACAATATTCACAATACAGGAGTCCAAAGGGATGCTCCAGTGTATTTGATTGTGCAAACCAGGAGTCCATGAGTTTATTCAACAAAGCTCTGAATCCCATTAAAGCAGAGGAATTCAATCAACTAATGCAGAGCTACTTGAAGCAGGAGGTAGACCATTTCCACCACTGGAGAGAGTTACAGAATTTTATGAATAGGTTCTTCCACAATGGTGTCTTTATACATGACCAGATGCTATTCACTGACTTTGTCAGTGGTGTTGAGGATTATCTAGAGGACATGGAAGAGTACCAAGAAGGTAATGATGAAGTGTTTGATGATCTGGATGAATATGTATACAAACACTTCTTTGGAGAGACCTATTCAAAGCCGTATGGCCCAAG TAAACCCTTTGAAGGGCCATGTTTCATAAATGCAGAATACAGACCTCCCAAACATGACCAGCGGCCTCCTTCTCGCCTGCAGAAAGAaaggaaatggaacaagccaggGCGTACCACTGGAAGACATGTAGCAAATGTTAAAATAGAGCTGGGTCCACTGCCTTTCGATCCAAAATATTGA
- the LOC117428145 gene encoding cell cycle progression protein 1 isoform X1 → MSANSSDTESSCGWTIISNEGSDIETLGPENGGADSIPDPTEVPMILEDDQLALEQGAECSGESTLEATQTEETLEEQPDIAEEKVLDEQVVFGSSSDHSDIVTLEPPQVEELGVWEERESAVQEPESNEDLGSSSSSQYTFSAPEPLLPSESKAFDSSSDEASEHSSPAVRKRRMRKATASTSEAEEVPAVERPGEPEQQAPRRRGQVSSTLNKCVLLALVIAISMGLGHFYGTVQIQERHKIVEKIREHELNDVKGDLNQCQKEQDAIAESKEIVKQLSEDLDEKRDLVLSLTGIMDKITKENQKLRMKQAELQSQKEYLAEELKQTMEERSSIDSQQKTLFLENQNLKNSLEREEESLSSLQEELRNLRAQMRSLEEKGAGTESIITENQKLKDHLEEETQRIRSFLIQKETLMAEAQMLRRELDKERRVTDKLKEHLDQLSQTSENTGETDPETEELQTRLAELEKKLSFEQQRSDLWERLYVETKEEKGKEEMPKSKKSKDGVFASVKDKFDAVKNSTKEFVHHHKEQIKKAKEAVKENLKKFSDSVKSTFRHFKDSATRMFNKNRDRKMHERRYQERKDAKSAQHDQQQRIGDPRDHDADKIKTSWQFKQQRPIHTHPRTSTTDNYQENDEEQQYSQYRSPKGCSSVFDCANQESMSLFNKALNPIKAEEFNQLMQSYLKQEVDHFHHWRELQNFMNRFFHNGVFIHDQMLFTDFVSGVEDYLEDMEEYQEGNDEVFDDLDEYVYKHFFGETYSKPYGPSKPFEGPCFINAEYRPPKHDQRPPSRLQKERKWNKPGRTTGRHVANVKIELGPLPFDPKY, encoded by the exons ATGTCTGCAAATTCAAGCGacaccgagtcatcttgtggaTGGACCATCATAAGCAATGAG GGCTCTGATATTGAAACTCTTGGTCCTGAAAATGGTGGAGCTGACAGTATTCCTGATCCCACAGAGGTGCCCATGATTCTGGAAGATGACCAGCTTGCATTGGAACAAGGAG CAGAGTGCAGTGGAGAGTCCACTCTTGAAGCCACCCAAACAGAAGAGACTTTAGAAGAGCAGCCTGAT ATAGCAGAAGAGAAGGTACTGGATGAGCAGGTTGTGTTCGGGTCTTCAAGTGACCATTCTGACATTGTGACTCTCGAGCCTCCGCAGGTAGAGGAGCTTGGTGTCTGGGAGGAAAGGGAGAGTGCTGTGCAGGAGCCTGAGAGCAACGAAGACCTCGGCTCCTCTTCCAGCAGTCAATACACGTTCAGTGCTCCTGAACCTC TCCTTCCTTCCGAGTCTAAGGCATTTGATTCTAGCAGTGATGAGGCAAGTGAACACTCCAGTCCTGCTGTGCGAAAACGGCGCATGAGAAAAGCAACCGCTTCAACTTCTGAGGCTGAGGAGGTTCCAGCTGTGGAGCGGCCGGGAGAGCCGGAGCAGCAGGCACCCCGGAGACGGGGCCAAGTCAGCAGCACCCTCAACAAGTGCGTCTTACTGGCACTGGTTATTGCCATTAGCATGGGATTGGGGCATTTCTATG GTACAGTGCAGATTCAAGAAAGGCACAAGATAGTTGAGAAAATCCGTGAACATGAATTGAACGATGTGAAGGGTGATCTGAATCAGTGCCAGAAAGAGCAGGATGCCATTGCAGAAAGCAAG GAAATTGTTAAGCAGCTGTCAGAAGACCTAGATGAAAAACGAGACCTGGTGCTGTCCCTGACAGGGATAATGGATAAAATAACAAAAGAGAACCAGAAGCTCAGAATGAAACAAGCTGAGCTACAG TCCCAGAAAGAATATCTTGCAGAAGAATTAAAACAAACCATGGAAGAAAGGAGTTCCATTGACTCTCAGCAGAAAACCCTTTTCTTGGAGAACCAGAATTTGAAAAATTCTCTGGAACGGGAAGAAGAGTCTCTGTCCTCATTGCAGGAAGAACTGAGAAACCTCAGGGCACAGATGAGGAGTTTAGAGGAGAAGGGGGCCGGCACTGAGTCCATCATTACAGAGAATCAAAAACTCAAGGATCATCTGGAGGAGGAGACTCAGCGGATCCGCAGCTTCCTGATCCAGAAGGAAACCCTGATGGCAGAAGCTCAGATGCTCAGGAGAGAGCTGGACAAGGAACGAAGAGTGACCGACAAGCTTAAAGAGCACCTAGACCAACTGAGCCAGACTTCAGAAAATACAGGGGAAACTGACCCAGAGACAGAGGAGTTGCAGACAAGGTTGGCAGAGCTGGAAAAGAAACTGAGTTTTGAGCAGCAGCGCTCTGATCTGTGGGAAAGGTTGTATGTCGAAACCAAGGAAGAAAAAGGTAAAGAGGAAATGCCTAAATCGAAGAAATCCAAGGATGGTGTGTTTGCTTCTGTTAAGGACAAGTTTGATGCTGTGAAAAACTCCACAAAGGAGTTTGTGCATCACCATAAAGAGCagataaaaaaagcaaaagaagCTGTTAAAGAGAATTTGAAAAAATTCTCTGATTCGGTGAAATCCACGTTCAGGCACTTCAAGGACTCGGCCACACGCATGTTTAACAAAAACCGTGACAGGAAGATGCACGAAAGGAGATATCAGGAAAGAAAAGATGCAAAGTCTGCCCAACATGACCAGCAGCAGCGCATAGGTGATCCTAGAGACCACGATGCTGACAAAATCAAAACATCCTGGCAGTTCAAACAACAAAGACCAATTCATACACACCCAAGAACATCCACAACAGACAACTATCAGGAGAATGATGAAGAACAACAATATTCACAATACAGGAGTCCAAAGGGATGCTCCAGTGTATTTGATTGTGCAAACCAGGAGTCCATGAGTTTATTCAACAAAGCTCTGAATCCCATTAAAGCAGAGGAATTCAATCAACTAATGCAGAGCTACTTGAAGCAGGAGGTAGACCATTTCCACCACTGGAGAGAGTTACAGAATTTTATGAATAGGTTCTTCCACAATGGTGTCTTTATACATGACCAGATGCTATTCACTGACTTTGTCAGTGGTGTTGAGGATTATCTAGAGGACATGGAAGAGTACCAAGAAGGTAATGATGAAGTGTTTGATGATCTGGATGAATATGTATACAAACACTTCTTTGGAGAGACCTATTCAAAGCCGTATGGCCCAAG TAAACCCTTTGAAGGGCCATGTTTCATAAATGCAGAATACAGACCTCCCAAACATGACCAGCGGCCTCCTTCTCGCCTGCAGAAAGAaaggaaatggaacaagccaggGCGTACCACTGGAAGACATGTAGCAAATGTTAAAATAGAGCTGGGTCCACTGCCTTTCGATCCAAAATATTGA
- the LOC117428145 gene encoding cell cycle progression protein 1 isoform X2 — protein sequence MSANSSDTESSCGWTIISNEGSDIETLGPENGGADSIPDPTEVPMILEDDQLALEQGECSGESTLEATQTEETLEEQPDIAEEKVLDEQVVFGSSSDHSDIVTLEPPQVEELGVWEERESAVQEPESNEDLGSSSSSQYTFSAPEPLLPSESKAFDSSSDEASEHSSPAVRKRRMRKATASTSEAEEVPAVERPGEPEQQAPRRRGQVSSTLNKCVLLALVIAISMGLGHFYGTVQIQERHKIVEKIREHELNDVKGDLNQCQKEQDAIAESKEIVKQLSEDLDEKRDLVLSLTGIMDKITKENQKLRMKQAELQSQKEYLAEELKQTMEERSSIDSQQKTLFLENQNLKNSLEREEESLSSLQEELRNLRAQMRSLEEKGAGTESIITENQKLKDHLEEETQRIRSFLIQKETLMAEAQMLRRELDKERRVTDKLKEHLDQLSQTSENTGETDPETEELQTRLAELEKKLSFEQQRSDLWERLYVETKEEKGKEEMPKSKKSKDGVFASVKDKFDAVKNSTKEFVHHHKEQIKKAKEAVKENLKKFSDSVKSTFRHFKDSATRMFNKNRDRKMHERRYQERKDAKSAQHDQQQRIGDPRDHDADKIKTSWQFKQQRPIHTHPRTSTTDNYQENDEEQQYSQYRSPKGCSSVFDCANQESMSLFNKALNPIKAEEFNQLMQSYLKQEVDHFHHWRELQNFMNRFFHNGVFIHDQMLFTDFVSGVEDYLEDMEEYQEGNDEVFDDLDEYVYKHFFGETYSKPYGPSKPFEGPCFINAEYRPPKHDQRPPSRLQKERKWNKPGRTTGRHVANVKIELGPLPFDPKY from the exons ATGTCTGCAAATTCAAGCGacaccgagtcatcttgtggaTGGACCATCATAAGCAATGAG GGCTCTGATATTGAAACTCTTGGTCCTGAAAATGGTGGAGCTGACAGTATTCCTGATCCCACAGAGGTGCCCATGATTCTGGAAGATGACCAGCTTGCATTGGAACAAGGAG AGTGCAGTGGAGAGTCCACTCTTGAAGCCACCCAAACAGAAGAGACTTTAGAAGAGCAGCCTGAT ATAGCAGAAGAGAAGGTACTGGATGAGCAGGTTGTGTTCGGGTCTTCAAGTGACCATTCTGACATTGTGACTCTCGAGCCTCCGCAGGTAGAGGAGCTTGGTGTCTGGGAGGAAAGGGAGAGTGCTGTGCAGGAGCCTGAGAGCAACGAAGACCTCGGCTCCTCTTCCAGCAGTCAATACACGTTCAGTGCTCCTGAACCTC TCCTTCCTTCCGAGTCTAAGGCATTTGATTCTAGCAGTGATGAGGCAAGTGAACACTCCAGTCCTGCTGTGCGAAAACGGCGCATGAGAAAAGCAACCGCTTCAACTTCTGAGGCTGAGGAGGTTCCAGCTGTGGAGCGGCCGGGAGAGCCGGAGCAGCAGGCACCCCGGAGACGGGGCCAAGTCAGCAGCACCCTCAACAAGTGCGTCTTACTGGCACTGGTTATTGCCATTAGCATGGGATTGGGGCATTTCTATG GTACAGTGCAGATTCAAGAAAGGCACAAGATAGTTGAGAAAATCCGTGAACATGAATTGAACGATGTGAAGGGTGATCTGAATCAGTGCCAGAAAGAGCAGGATGCCATTGCAGAAAGCAAG GAAATTGTTAAGCAGCTGTCAGAAGACCTAGATGAAAAACGAGACCTGGTGCTGTCCCTGACAGGGATAATGGATAAAATAACAAAAGAGAACCAGAAGCTCAGAATGAAACAAGCTGAGCTACAG TCCCAGAAAGAATATCTTGCAGAAGAATTAAAACAAACCATGGAAGAAAGGAGTTCCATTGACTCTCAGCAGAAAACCCTTTTCTTGGAGAACCAGAATTTGAAAAATTCTCTGGAACGGGAAGAAGAGTCTCTGTCCTCATTGCAGGAAGAACTGAGAAACCTCAGGGCACAGATGAGGAGTTTAGAGGAGAAGGGGGCCGGCACTGAGTCCATCATTACAGAGAATCAAAAACTCAAGGATCATCTGGAGGAGGAGACTCAGCGGATCCGCAGCTTCCTGATCCAGAAGGAAACCCTGATGGCAGAAGCTCAGATGCTCAGGAGAGAGCTGGACAAGGAACGAAGAGTGACCGACAAGCTTAAAGAGCACCTAGACCAACTGAGCCAGACTTCAGAAAATACAGGGGAAACTGACCCAGAGACAGAGGAGTTGCAGACAAGGTTGGCAGAGCTGGAAAAGAAACTGAGTTTTGAGCAGCAGCGCTCTGATCTGTGGGAAAGGTTGTATGTCGAAACCAAGGAAGAAAAAGGTAAAGAGGAAATGCCTAAATCGAAGAAATCCAAGGATGGTGTGTTTGCTTCTGTTAAGGACAAGTTTGATGCTGTGAAAAACTCCACAAAGGAGTTTGTGCATCACCATAAAGAGCagataaaaaaagcaaaagaagCTGTTAAAGAGAATTTGAAAAAATTCTCTGATTCGGTGAAATCCACGTTCAGGCACTTCAAGGACTCGGCCACACGCATGTTTAACAAAAACCGTGACAGGAAGATGCACGAAAGGAGATATCAGGAAAGAAAAGATGCAAAGTCTGCCCAACATGACCAGCAGCAGCGCATAGGTGATCCTAGAGACCACGATGCTGACAAAATCAAAACATCCTGGCAGTTCAAACAACAAAGACCAATTCATACACACCCAAGAACATCCACAACAGACAACTATCAGGAGAATGATGAAGAACAACAATATTCACAATACAGGAGTCCAAAGGGATGCTCCAGTGTATTTGATTGTGCAAACCAGGAGTCCATGAGTTTATTCAACAAAGCTCTGAATCCCATTAAAGCAGAGGAATTCAATCAACTAATGCAGAGCTACTTGAAGCAGGAGGTAGACCATTTCCACCACTGGAGAGAGTTACAGAATTTTATGAATAGGTTCTTCCACAATGGTGTCTTTATACATGACCAGATGCTATTCACTGACTTTGTCAGTGGTGTTGAGGATTATCTAGAGGACATGGAAGAGTACCAAGAAGGTAATGATGAAGTGTTTGATGATCTGGATGAATATGTATACAAACACTTCTTTGGAGAGACCTATTCAAAGCCGTATGGCCCAAG TAAACCCTTTGAAGGGCCATGTTTCATAAATGCAGAATACAGACCTCCCAAACATGACCAGCGGCCTCCTTCTCGCCTGCAGAAAGAaaggaaatggaacaagccaggGCGTACCACTGGAAGACATGTAGCAAATGTTAAAATAGAGCTGGGTCCACTGCCTTTCGATCCAAAATATTGA
- the LOC117428145 gene encoding cell cycle progression protein 1 isoform X6, which translates to MSANSSDTESSCGWTIISNEGSDIETLGPENGGADSIPDPTEVPMILEDDQLALEQGAECSGESTLEATQTEETLEEQPDIAEEKVLDEQVVFGSSSDHSDIVTLEPPQVEELGVWEERESAVQEPESNEDLGSSSSSQYTFSAPEPLLPSESKAFDSSSDEASEHSSPAVRKRRMRKATASTSEAEEVPAVERPGEPEQQAPRRRGQVSSTLNKCVLLALVIAISMGLGHFYVQIQERHKIVEKIREHELNDVKGDLNQCQKEQDAIAESKSQKEYLAEELKQTMEERSSIDSQQKTLFLENQNLKNSLEREEESLSSLQEELRNLRAQMRSLEEKGAGTESIITENQKLKDHLEEETQRIRSFLIQKETLMAEAQMLRRELDKERRVTDKLKEHLDQLSQTSENTGETDPETEELQTRLAELEKKLSFEQQRSDLWERLYVETKEEKGKEEMPKSKKSKDGVFASVKDKFDAVKNSTKEFVHHHKEQIKKAKEAVKENLKKFSDSVKSTFRHFKDSATRMFNKNRDRKMHERRYQERKDAKSAQHDQQQRIGDPRDHDADKIKTSWQFKQQRPIHTHPRTSTTDNYQENDEEQQYSQYRSPKGCSSVFDCANQESMSLFNKALNPIKAEEFNQLMQSYLKQEVDHFHHWRELQNFMNRFFHNGVFIHDQMLFTDFVSGVEDYLEDMEEYQEGNDEVFDDLDEYVYKHFFGETYSKPYGPSKPFEGPCFINAEYRPPKHDQRPPSRLQKERKWNKPGRTTGRHVANVKIELGPLPFDPKY; encoded by the exons ATGTCTGCAAATTCAAGCGacaccgagtcatcttgtggaTGGACCATCATAAGCAATGAG GGCTCTGATATTGAAACTCTTGGTCCTGAAAATGGTGGAGCTGACAGTATTCCTGATCCCACAGAGGTGCCCATGATTCTGGAAGATGACCAGCTTGCATTGGAACAAGGAG CAGAGTGCAGTGGAGAGTCCACTCTTGAAGCCACCCAAACAGAAGAGACTTTAGAAGAGCAGCCTGAT ATAGCAGAAGAGAAGGTACTGGATGAGCAGGTTGTGTTCGGGTCTTCAAGTGACCATTCTGACATTGTGACTCTCGAGCCTCCGCAGGTAGAGGAGCTTGGTGTCTGGGAGGAAAGGGAGAGTGCTGTGCAGGAGCCTGAGAGCAACGAAGACCTCGGCTCCTCTTCCAGCAGTCAATACACGTTCAGTGCTCCTGAACCTC TCCTTCCTTCCGAGTCTAAGGCATTTGATTCTAGCAGTGATGAGGCAAGTGAACACTCCAGTCCTGCTGTGCGAAAACGGCGCATGAGAAAAGCAACCGCTTCAACTTCTGAGGCTGAGGAGGTTCCAGCTGTGGAGCGGCCGGGAGAGCCGGAGCAGCAGGCACCCCGGAGACGGGGCCAAGTCAGCAGCACCCTCAACAAGTGCGTCTTACTGGCACTGGTTATTGCCATTAGCATGGGATTGGGGCATTTCTATG TGCAGATTCAAGAAAGGCACAAGATAGTTGAGAAAATCCGTGAACATGAATTGAACGATGTGAAGGGTGATCTGAATCAGTGCCAGAAAGAGCAGGATGCCATTGCAGAAAGCAAG TCCCAGAAAGAATATCTTGCAGAAGAATTAAAACAAACCATGGAAGAAAGGAGTTCCATTGACTCTCAGCAGAAAACCCTTTTCTTGGAGAACCAGAATTTGAAAAATTCTCTGGAACGGGAAGAAGAGTCTCTGTCCTCATTGCAGGAAGAACTGAGAAACCTCAGGGCACAGATGAGGAGTTTAGAGGAGAAGGGGGCCGGCACTGAGTCCATCATTACAGAGAATCAAAAACTCAAGGATCATCTGGAGGAGGAGACTCAGCGGATCCGCAGCTTCCTGATCCAGAAGGAAACCCTGATGGCAGAAGCTCAGATGCTCAGGAGAGAGCTGGACAAGGAACGAAGAGTGACCGACAAGCTTAAAGAGCACCTAGACCAACTGAGCCAGACTTCAGAAAATACAGGGGAAACTGACCCAGAGACAGAGGAGTTGCAGACAAGGTTGGCAGAGCTGGAAAAGAAACTGAGTTTTGAGCAGCAGCGCTCTGATCTGTGGGAAAGGTTGTATGTCGAAACCAAGGAAGAAAAAGGTAAAGAGGAAATGCCTAAATCGAAGAAATCCAAGGATGGTGTGTTTGCTTCTGTTAAGGACAAGTTTGATGCTGTGAAAAACTCCACAAAGGAGTTTGTGCATCACCATAAAGAGCagataaaaaaagcaaaagaagCTGTTAAAGAGAATTTGAAAAAATTCTCTGATTCGGTGAAATCCACGTTCAGGCACTTCAAGGACTCGGCCACACGCATGTTTAACAAAAACCGTGACAGGAAGATGCACGAAAGGAGATATCAGGAAAGAAAAGATGCAAAGTCTGCCCAACATGACCAGCAGCAGCGCATAGGTGATCCTAGAGACCACGATGCTGACAAAATCAAAACATCCTGGCAGTTCAAACAACAAAGACCAATTCATACACACCCAAGAACATCCACAACAGACAACTATCAGGAGAATGATGAAGAACAACAATATTCACAATACAGGAGTCCAAAGGGATGCTCCAGTGTATTTGATTGTGCAAACCAGGAGTCCATGAGTTTATTCAACAAAGCTCTGAATCCCATTAAAGCAGAGGAATTCAATCAACTAATGCAGAGCTACTTGAAGCAGGAGGTAGACCATTTCCACCACTGGAGAGAGTTACAGAATTTTATGAATAGGTTCTTCCACAATGGTGTCTTTATACATGACCAGATGCTATTCACTGACTTTGTCAGTGGTGTTGAGGATTATCTAGAGGACATGGAAGAGTACCAAGAAGGTAATGATGAAGTGTTTGATGATCTGGATGAATATGTATACAAACACTTCTTTGGAGAGACCTATTCAAAGCCGTATGGCCCAAG TAAACCCTTTGAAGGGCCATGTTTCATAAATGCAGAATACAGACCTCCCAAACATGACCAGCGGCCTCCTTCTCGCCTGCAGAAAGAaaggaaatggaacaagccaggGCGTACCACTGGAAGACATGTAGCAAATGTTAAAATAGAGCTGGGTCCACTGCCTTTCGATCCAAAATATTGA